In Crassostrea angulata isolate pt1a10 chromosome 4, ASM2561291v2, whole genome shotgun sequence, one genomic interval encodes:
- the LOC128180624 gene encoding uncharacterized protein LOC128180624 isoform X2 has protein sequence MPEFFHIFNYYMWVYYSYITCVYIIHISTPMSGVCSNAGSPLECCPNFRVVGNSCLECWPGTHGVNCKDYCPPNFYGRLCSKKCECEPCNNVTGCSNTNNTSSEEDESLKNSALWPTLSVLASCIVIFCILRQRMLTKIPSDLDESGSKNEMAPSENSRYSISKTPRTIDLSQTNDTETSYDKCHTTVSNNMTETTSRNDYGCDDSMDGAYNILKLTVSDKNDHMQIPKNSTSSTHLEIQKHTNVHEAFSVSNIVSDKNDHMQIPINSSTPLEIQNMTNVKEETSQVASSVSNIVKTEKLESKPSIHREKRKHQKELLRALDEFKKGSTRDRKKLRYSFTKSTELF, from the exons ATGCCTGagttttttcacattttcaattattacATGTGGGTATATTATTCTTACATCACGTGTGTGTATATAATTCATATATCCACACCGATGTCTGGAGTATGTTCAAATGCAGGCAG cCCCTTGGAATGCTGTCCAAACTTTCGTGTCGTTGGAAACTCCTGTTTAG AATGTTGGCCAGGAACTCATGGCGTAAATTGTAAGGACTACTGCCCGCCTAACTTCTACGGCAGATTATGCTCAAAGAAATGTGAGTGTGAACCATGTAATAATGTCACAGGATGCTCAAATACAA ATAACACTAGTTCGGAGGAAGACGAAAGTCTGAAGAATTCTGCATTATGGCCTACATTGTCCGTTTTGGCATCTTGTATCGTAATCTTCTGTATACTAAG ACAACGGATGCTGACTAAAATACCCTCTGATCTGGATGAATCTG GTTCCAAAAATGAAATGGCTCCTTCAGAAAATAGTAGATATAGTATATCGAAAACGCCGAGGACAATTGATTTATCTCAAACAAATGACACAGAGACAAGCTACGACAAATGTCACACTACAGTTTCAAACAACATGACAGAAACAACCTCACGAAATGATTATGGATGTGACGACTCTATGGATGGAGCTTACAACATTCTAAAACTTACAGTGTCGGATAAAAATGACCATATGCAAATTCCGAAGAACAGTACTAGTTCAACTCATTTGGAAATACAAAAACATACAAACGTACATGAGGCGTTCTCAGTTTCAAACATTGTGTCGGATAAAAATGACCATATGCAAATCCCGATTAACAGTTCGACTCCTTTGGAAATACAAAACATGACAAACGTAAAAGAAGAAACATCTCAGGTGGCTTCCTCAGTTTCAAACATTGTTAAAACAGAGAAGCTTGAATCAAAACCTTCAATCCATCGAGAGAAAAGGAAACACCAGAAGGAATTATTGCGGGCACTGGATGAATTCAAAAAGGGAAGCACTAGAGATAGGAAAAAACTTAGGTATAGCTTTACAAAATCAACAGAACTGTTCTGA
- the LOC128180624 gene encoding uncharacterized protein LOC128180624 isoform X1 codes for MFSGMKHVCFLHIFNYYMWVYYSYITCVYIIHTSASKSGVCSNAGSPLECCPNFRVVGNSCLECWPGTHGVNCKDYCPPSFYGISCSMKCDCEPCDQVTGCINATDNTSSEEDESLKNSALWPTLSVLASCIVIFCILRQRMLTKIPSDLDESGSKNEMAPSENSRYSISKTPRTIDLSQTNDTETSYDKCHTTVSNNMTETTSRNDYGCDDSMDGAYNILKLTVSDKNDHMQIPKNSTSSTHLEIQKHTNVHEAFSVSNIVSDKNDHMQIPINSSTPLEIQNMTNVKEETSQVASSVSNIVKTEKLESKPSIHREKRKHQKELLRALDEFKKGSTRDRKKLRYSFTKSTELF; via the exons ATGTTTTCCGGCATGAAACATGTCTGTTTTCttcacattttcaattattacATGTGGGTTTATTATTCTTACATCACGTGTGTGTATATAATTCATACATCCGCATCGAAGTCTGGAGTATGTTCAAATGCAGGCAG cCCCTTGGAATGCTGTCCAAACTTTCGTGTCGTTGGAAACTCCTGTTTAG AATGTTGGCCAGGAACTCATGGCGTAAATTGTAAGGACTACTGCCCGCCTAGTTTCTACGGCATATCATGCTCAATGAAATGTGATTGTGAACCATGTGATCAAGTCACAGGATGCATAAATGCCACGG ATAACACTAGTTCGGAGGAAGACGAAAGTCTGAAGAATTCTGCATTATGGCCTACATTGTCCGTTTTGGCATCTTGTATCGTAATCTTCTGTATACTAAG ACAACGGATGCTGACTAAAATACCCTCTGATCTGGATGAATCTG GTTCCAAAAATGAAATGGCTCCTTCAGAAAATAGTAGATATAGTATATCGAAAACGCCGAGGACAATTGATTTATCTCAAACAAATGACACAGAGACAAGCTACGACAAATGTCACACTACAGTTTCAAACAACATGACAGAAACAACCTCACGAAATGATTATGGATGTGACGACTCTATGGATGGAGCTTACAACATTCTAAAACTTACAGTGTCGGATAAAAATGACCATATGCAAATTCCGAAGAACAGTACTAGTTCAACTCATTTGGAAATACAAAAACATACAAACGTACATGAGGCGTTCTCAGTTTCAAACATTGTGTCGGATAAAAATGACCATATGCAAATCCCGATTAACAGTTCGACTCCTTTGGAAATACAAAACATGACAAACGTAAAAGAAGAAACATCTCAGGTGGCTTCCTCAGTTTCAAACATTGTTAAAACAGAGAAGCTTGAATCAAAACCTTCAATCCATCGAGAGAAAAGGAAACACCAGAAGGAATTATTGCGGGCACTGGATGAATTCAAAAAGGGAAGCACTAGAGATAGGAAAAAACTTAGGTATAGCTTTACAAAATCAACAGAACTGTTCTGA